The Bradyrhizobium oligotrophicum S58 genome contains the following window.
GCTCGGCCGACCGCGCCAGCGCTGCTCGGGTGCGTTGCATGTCTATGTCGCGCTCACCGGTGGCCTGCGGCTGATGGCCGACGGGGCCGAGGAGCGCCGCGGCGAGCTGCTGGTGGTGCCGCCCAACAAGCAGCACACCATCGAGAGCGATTATCGCACCGTCATCGTCGTGACCATCGAGCCGGAGAGCGTGCCGCTCGGCACGCTGGAGCGCTTTGCGAGCAAGGTCACGCGCGAGGCGGAGGCCTTTGCCTGCCGCATCCGCGCCGCCTATGAGGAGCTGGTGCAGCGGCCGCTCAGCGGCGATGTCACAAGCGCGATCTTCGACCGGCTTTGCTTCGGCGAGGTGCTGCCGCAGCGAACGCTGGACCCGCGCGTCGTCAAGGCGATCGGCCTGATCAACCGCTTCTCCGGCGAGCCCGCGACCGCCGAGAGCTGCGCCGCAGCAGTCGGCCTGTCGACGTCGCGTTTCCTGCATCTGTTCAAGGAGGAGACCGACATCTCCTTCCGTTCGTTTCGCGCCTGGAAGCGCGCGCGGCATCTGCTCAACTACGCCAACCAGGATCTCAACCTCGCGCATCTCGCGCAGGACATCGGCTATCCCGACTCGACCCATTTCAGCCATTCGATCCGCCGCTTCTACGGCCTGAAGCCGCGCGCGATCTTCTCCGGCTCGCGCGATCTCGCGATCTATCGCGCCGGCGAGGCGGTCTTGACCTGATCCGGCTTCGCTACGTGCCGCGTAAGGGCGGCGCGCAGCGGAAACTTCGACAGTTCGAGCACGATCAGCGTCGTGATCGCGGCGGCCGCGGTCACGCCGAGATCGTCGGCGTGCAACGGCCCGAACTTGAACAGCGCCGCGGCGGCAGGCAGGATCAGGCTGGTCGCGAGCACGGCAATGACGAAGCCGATCACCAGCAGCAGCATCCGGTTCGGCCGCAGCAGCGCCTCGCGCAACGAGCTCGAGAACGAGCGGTTGACGAAGATGAGACTGACGATCACGAACACCAATGTGAAGAACACCAGCGCGCGCAGCTCGTCGGCGGGCATGCCGTTGCGGTGCGCCAGCAGCAGCACGCCTCCGGTGGCGAGCATGGCCAGAATGCCCTGCAGTGCGCCCCACAGCACCAGCGGCCGCGGCAGCAGTGGCTCCAAGGGATCACGCGGCGGCCGCTTCATGATGTCGCTTTCCTCGGTCTCGGCCTCGAACACCAGCGAACAGACGGGGTCGATGATCATCTCGAGAAAGGCGATGTGGATCGGGCCGAGCAGCAGCGGCAGGCCGGTGACGAGCGGCAGCAAAGCGAGACCTGCGATCGGGAAGTGCACCGCGAGGATGAAGCTCATCGCCTTGCGCAGATTGTCGTAGATCCGCCGGCCCAGCCGGACCGCCTTCACGATCGAGCCGAAATCATCGTCGAGCAGCACGATCGCTGCGGCCTCGCGCGCGACGTCGGTGCCGCGGCCGCCCATCGCGATGCCGATATGCGCAGCCTTCAGCGACGGCGCATCGTTGACGCCGTCGCCGGTCATCGCGACGATCTCGCCATCGGCCTTGAGCGCCGAGACGATGCGCAGCTTCTGCTCCGGCATGATGCGCGCGAACGCGGTCGGCGTGCGCGCCGCCAGCGCCAGGGCGTCGTCGTCGAGATCTGCAAGCTCGGTGCCCGCGATGACGCGTTCGGGATCGATCCCGGCCTGACGCGCGATCGCGGCGGCTGTGGCCGGATAGTCGCCGGTGATCATGATCACCCGGATGCCGGCGGAACGGCATTCTGCGACCGCATCCTTGACCTCCGGCCGCAGCGGATCCGCGAAGCCGACCAGGCCGCGGAAGTTGTACGCGAAGCCTCGCTGCGTGTCGGGGAGTTCCTCGCCGCTCCAACTCGCCTCGGCGACGCCGAGCACGCGCAGGCCTTCGGCCGCGAGCGTTTCGATCCGCGCTTGCAGCGCCGCCAGCTCGGCATCGCCGAGGCCGCAGAGCGATGCGATCGCTTCCGGCGCGCCCTTGGCCGCGACGACGCTGGCGCCATCGCCCGACCAGACGTTGCTCATTGCGAGCAGATCGGGACGCAGGCCATAGCGCCGCTGCAACGTGGCGCCTGTGGCGGCGTCTGCGCCGAGCGCCTGCAGCGCCTTCTCCATCGGGTCGTGCGACTGTGGGTCGCAGGCCAGTACGGCTGTCGTGACGAGGTCGCGAAATGCCGGCGTCACCGCATCCGGCGTTGCCGCGGCCGGCTTCAACACCGTGCCGTCCGGCAGCACCAGCCGCGCCACCATCATGCGGTTCTGCGTCAGGGTGCCGGTCTTGTCGGTGCACAGCACGGTGGCGGCGCCGAGCGATTCGATCGCCGCGGCGCGCCGCGTCAGCACACGGGCTTGCGAGATCCGCCAGGCGCCCATCGCGAGAAACACCGTCAGCACGACCGGGAATTCCTCGGGGAGCATCGACATGCCGAGCGCGATGCCGGCAAGGATGCCCTCCAGCCAGCCGCCGCGATACAGCGCATAGAGCACGACGGTGATCGCCACGACGATGGCGCCGCCGATCGCGAACGCCATCACCAGCCGCCGCGTCTGCTGCCGCAGCCGTGGCGTCTCCGTCTCCAGCGCGGTTACCGACTGGCCGATCTTGCCGATCGCGGTGCGCGGGCCTGTCGCCATCACCTCGGCGATGCCGCCGCCGCGCACGACCAGGCTGCCGGAGAACACGAACGGCTGGTCGTCGCCGCCGGCCACGGTGGCCGCGTCCATCACCTCGCCTGCGGCCGGCCGCTTGCGCACCGGCACGGATTCCCCGGTCAGGAGGGATTCATCGGTCAGCAGATCGTCGCAGTCGCGCAGCACCGCATCGGCGGCGATACGATCACCTTCCGCCAGCACGATCAGGTCGCCGCACACCACCTCGCGCCCGGCGATGCGCACCCGCTCGCCGTCGCGGATCACCAGCGCGCGCGGGCTGGAAAGATCGCGCAGCGACTCCAGCACGCGCTCGGTGCGCGCCTCCTGCACGATCGTGATGAAGACGGACGCGGAGGCGAACACGCCGAGCAGCATCGCCTCGGCCATATCGCCCAGCGCGAGATAGATGCCGGCGCCCGCCAGCAGCAGAAGCAGCATCGGTTCCTTCAGCACGTCGGCGACGAGGCGGAGGATCGAACGTGTGCCGGTCTGCGGCAGCTCGTTGAAGCCGTCCGCCTGCAGGCGCCGCGCCGCTTCCGTTGCGCTCAAGCCATTGGAAGAGATCGGCGCCGGTTGTGTGTCTGTCGGCATTGCACGCCCTGTGAGGAAGAGGATCAGGAACCGGTTAGCGTCGATCCCCGGCCGTAGGCTTGACGCAAAGCAATAACGGCTCGTGCTGCTCGTCACCAGCGAGTCAACGCAAGCAGATTCCGGCTGGCCGCCGTCATATACGGGTGGGATCAGCCCAGC
Protein-coding sequences here:
- a CDS encoding helix-turn-helix domain-containing protein, which translates into the protein MDVTRRDSGHLMLITPERVFYAGLLGRPRQRCSGALHVYVALTGGLRLMADGAEERRGELLVVPPNKQHTIESDYRTVIVVTIEPESVPLGTLERFASKVTREAEAFACRIRAAYEELVQRPLSGDVTSAIFDRLCFGEVLPQRTLDPRVVKAIGLINRFSGEPATAESCAAAVGLSTSRFLHLFKEETDISFRSFRAWKRARHLLNYANQDLNLAHLAQDIGYPDSTHFSHSIRRFYGLKPRAIFSGSRDLAIYRAGEAVLT
- a CDS encoding cation-translocating P-type ATPase, with product MPTDTQPAPISSNGLSATEAARRLQADGFNELPQTGTRSILRLVADVLKEPMLLLLLAGAGIYLALGDMAEAMLLGVFASASVFITIVQEARTERVLESLRDLSSPRALVIRDGERVRIAGREVVCGDLIVLAEGDRIAADAVLRDCDDLLTDESLLTGESVPVRKRPAAGEVMDAATVAGGDDQPFVFSGSLVVRGGGIAEVMATGPRTAIGKIGQSVTALETETPRLRQQTRRLVMAFAIGGAIVVAITVVLYALYRGGWLEGILAGIALGMSMLPEEFPVVLTVFLAMGAWRISQARVLTRRAAAIESLGAATVLCTDKTGTLTQNRMMVARLVLPDGTVLKPAAATPDAVTPAFRDLVTTAVLACDPQSHDPMEKALQALGADAATGATLQRRYGLRPDLLAMSNVWSGDGASVVAAKGAPEAIASLCGLGDAELAALQARIETLAAEGLRVLGVAEASWSGEELPDTQRGFAYNFRGLVGFADPLRPEVKDAVAECRSAGIRVIMITGDYPATAAAIARQAGIDPERVIAGTELADLDDDALALAARTPTAFARIMPEQKLRIVSALKADGEIVAMTGDGVNDAPSLKAAHIGIAMGGRGTDVAREAAAIVLLDDDFGSIVKAVRLGRRIYDNLRKAMSFILAVHFPIAGLALLPLVTGLPLLLGPIHIAFLEMIIDPVCSLVFEAETEESDIMKRPPRDPLEPLLPRPLVLWGALQGILAMLATGGVLLLAHRNGMPADELRALVFFTLVFVIVSLIFVNRSFSSSLREALLRPNRMLLLVIGFVIAVLATSLILPAAAALFKFGPLHADDLGVTAAAAITTLIVLELSKFPLRAALTRHVAKPDQVKTASPAR